One segment of Osmerus eperlanus unplaced genomic scaffold, fOsmEpe2.1 SCAFFOLD_100, whole genome shotgun sequence DNA contains the following:
- the LOC134016358 gene encoding nucleus accumbens-associated protein 1-like isoform X2, producing MAQTLQMAIPNFGNNVLECLNEQRLQGLYCDVSVVVKGHAFKAHRAVLAASSSYFRDLFNAGGKSQVVELPPAVQPQSFQQILAFCYTGRLSMNVGDQFLLMYTAGFLQIQQIMEKGTEFFLKVSSPSCDSQGLHTEETPPSEPQSPVTQTAGGGGAGVVATASGRPASCLTPLPLVSRVKTEQSSSTPQPTPTQPEASSYSVVCTPVAKRLWEGGNRDGGGGSGGGGGGGMRKAARYSSSSSASSQDASGRGVVGNIATVMGNGGGTNGNHNNNNNGAAAGNHVGTPEGTSPGTLSMYTSDSPLSYHDDEEEEEVTDDSTEEQYRQICNMYTMYSMLNVGATVAGERVEALPDHVTSETRGGRGGRGSRQGDLASLPAELISQIGNRCHPRLYEEGDPAEKLELVTGTCVFISRAQLMNCHVSAGTRHKVLLRRLLAAFFDRSTLANSCGTGIRSSTNDPSRKPLDSRVLHAVKFYCQNFAPSFKESEMNAIAADMCTNARRVVRKSWIPKLKLLMAEGDAYSAFLADNVKMEADALGAEHGFDPASLEAATAANGDAGTSAPDGLQGGGVADGSTLF from the exons ATGGCTCAGACTCTACAGATGGCGATCCCCAACTTTGGCAACAATGTCCTGGAGTGTCTGAACGAGCAGAGGCTGCAAGGGCTGTACTGTGACGTGTCTGTGGTGGTGAAGGGCCATGCCTTcaag gccCACCGTGCGGTCCTGGCAGCCAGCAGCTCCTACTTCCGGGACCTGTTCAACGCAGGGGGCAAGAGCCAGGTGGTGGAGCTGCCCCCGGCCGTGCAGCCCCAGAGCTTCCAGCAGATCCTGGCCTTCTGCTACACCGGCCGCCTCAGCATGAACGTGGGGGACCAGTTCCTGCTCATGTACACGGCCGGGTTCCTGCAGATCCAGCAGATCATGGAGAAGGGGACCGAGTTCTTCCTCAAG gtgtcctCCCCTAGCTGTGACTCCCAGGGGCTCCACACAGAGGAGACCCCGCCCTCcgagccccagagccccgtcacTCAGACggcgggcgggggaggggcCGGGGTGGTTGCCACGGCGTCCGGGAGGCCCGCCTCCTGCCTGACGCCCCTCCCCCTGGTGTCGAGGGTGAAGACGGAGCAGAGCTCCAGCACGCCACAGCCCACTCCCACGCAG ccGGAAGCCTCCTCCTACTCGGTGGTGTGCACCCCGGTTGCTAAGCGCCTGTGGGAGGGTGGTAACCGTGACGGCGGGGGAGGCTCgggcgggggaggcgggggcGGGATGCGGAAGGCCGCacgctactcctcctcctcctccgcctcctcccagGACGCGTCGGGGCGGGGCGTGGTCGGCAACATCGCCACGGTGATGGGGAACGGCGGCGGGACGAACGgtaaccacaacaacaacaacaacggcGCCGCCGCCGGCAACCACGTGGGGACGCCGGAGGGCACAAGCCCGGGGACCCTCAGCATGTACACCAGCGACTCCCCCCTCAGTTACCAcgacgacgaggaggaggaggaggtgacggACGACAGCACAGAGGAGCAGTACAGGCAGATCTGCAACATGTACACCATGTACAGCATGCTGAACGTAGGAGCCACAG TAGCGGGCGAGCGCGTGGAGGCCCTGCCCGACCACGTCACCTCGGAGACacggggggggcgtgggggccgGGGGTCGCGCCAGGGCGACCTGGCGTCGCTGCCGGCGGAGCTGATCAGCCAGATCGGTAACCGGTGCCACCCTCGGCTGTACGAGGAGGGCGACCCGGCGGAGAAGCTGGAGCTGGTGACGGGCACGTGCGTGTTCATCTCCCGCGCCCAGCTCATGAACTGCCACGTCAGCGCCGGCACGCGCCACAAGGTGCTGCTGCGGCGCCTGCTGGCCGCCTTCTTCgacag GAGCACGCTGGCTAACAGCTGTGGAACCGGCATCCGCTCCTCCACCAACGACCCCAGCCGCAAGCCTCTGGACAGCCGTGTCCTCCACGCCGTCAAGT tcTACTGCCAGAACTTCGCCCCCAGCTTCAAGGAGAGCGAGATGAACGCCATCGCGGccgacatgtgcaccaacgccCGGCGCGTGGTCCGTAAGAGCTGGATCCCCAAGCTGAAGCTGCTGATGGCCGAGGGCGACGCCTACTCCGCCTTCCTGGCCGACAACGTCAAGATGGAGGCGGACGCCCTGGGGGCGGAGCACGGCTTCGACCCCGCCTCCTTGGAGGCGGCGACGGCGGCCAATGGCGACGCAGGGACCTCGGCCCCGGATGGTCTGCAAGGGGGCGGAGTCGCGGACGGGAGCACTTTGTTCTGA
- the LOC134016358 gene encoding nucleus accumbens-associated protein 1-like isoform X1, protein MAQTLQMAIPNFGNNVLECLNEQRLQGLYCDVSVVVKGHAFKAHRAVLAASSSYFRDLFNAGGKSQVVELPPAVQPQSFQQILAFCYTGRLSMNVGDQFLLMYTAGFLQIQQIMEKGTEFFLKVSSPSCDSQGLHTEETPPSEPQSPVTQTAGGGGAGVVATASGRPASCLTPLPLVSRVKTEQSSSTPQPTPTQPEASSYSVVCTPVAKRLWEGGNRDGGGGSGGGGGGGMRKAARYSSSSSASSQDASGRGVVGNIATVMGNGGGTNGNHNNNNNGAAAGNHVGTPEGTSPGTLSMYTSDSPLSYHDDEEEEEVTDDSTEEQYRQICNMYTMYSMLNVGATAGERVEALPDHVTSETRGGRGGRGSRQGDLASLPAELISQIGNRCHPRLYEEGDPAEKLELVTGTCVFISRAQLMNCHVSAGTRHKVLLRRLLAAFFDRSTLANSCGTGIRSSTNDPSRKPLDSRVLHAVKFYCQNFAPSFKESEMNAIAADMCTNARRVVRKSWIPKLKLLMAEGDAYSAFLADNVKMEADALGAEHGFDPASLEAATAANGDAGTSAPDGLQGGGVADGSTLF, encoded by the exons ATGGCTCAGACTCTACAGATGGCGATCCCCAACTTTGGCAACAATGTCCTGGAGTGTCTGAACGAGCAGAGGCTGCAAGGGCTGTACTGTGACGTGTCTGTGGTGGTGAAGGGCCATGCCTTcaag gccCACCGTGCGGTCCTGGCAGCCAGCAGCTCCTACTTCCGGGACCTGTTCAACGCAGGGGGCAAGAGCCAGGTGGTGGAGCTGCCCCCGGCCGTGCAGCCCCAGAGCTTCCAGCAGATCCTGGCCTTCTGCTACACCGGCCGCCTCAGCATGAACGTGGGGGACCAGTTCCTGCTCATGTACACGGCCGGGTTCCTGCAGATCCAGCAGATCATGGAGAAGGGGACCGAGTTCTTCCTCAAG gtgtcctCCCCTAGCTGTGACTCCCAGGGGCTCCACACAGAGGAGACCCCGCCCTCcgagccccagagccccgtcacTCAGACggcgggcgggggaggggcCGGGGTGGTTGCCACGGCGTCCGGGAGGCCCGCCTCCTGCCTGACGCCCCTCCCCCTGGTGTCGAGGGTGAAGACGGAGCAGAGCTCCAGCACGCCACAGCCCACTCCCACGCAG ccGGAAGCCTCCTCCTACTCGGTGGTGTGCACCCCGGTTGCTAAGCGCCTGTGGGAGGGTGGTAACCGTGACGGCGGGGGAGGCTCgggcgggggaggcgggggcGGGATGCGGAAGGCCGCacgctactcctcctcctcctccgcctcctcccagGACGCGTCGGGGCGGGGCGTGGTCGGCAACATCGCCACGGTGATGGGGAACGGCGGCGGGACGAACGgtaaccacaacaacaacaacaacggcGCCGCCGCCGGCAACCACGTGGGGACGCCGGAGGGCACAAGCCCGGGGACCCTCAGCATGTACACCAGCGACTCCCCCCTCAGTTACCAcgacgacgaggaggaggaggaggtgacggACGACAGCACAGAGGAGCAGTACAGGCAGATCTGCAACATGTACACCATGTACAGCATGCTGAACGTAGGAGCCACAG CGGGCGAGCGCGTGGAGGCCCTGCCCGACCACGTCACCTCGGAGACacggggggggcgtgggggccgGGGGTCGCGCCAGGGCGACCTGGCGTCGCTGCCGGCGGAGCTGATCAGCCAGATCGGTAACCGGTGCCACCCTCGGCTGTACGAGGAGGGCGACCCGGCGGAGAAGCTGGAGCTGGTGACGGGCACGTGCGTGTTCATCTCCCGCGCCCAGCTCATGAACTGCCACGTCAGCGCCGGCACGCGCCACAAGGTGCTGCTGCGGCGCCTGCTGGCCGCCTTCTTCgacag GAGCACGCTGGCTAACAGCTGTGGAACCGGCATCCGCTCCTCCACCAACGACCCCAGCCGCAAGCCTCTGGACAGCCGTGTCCTCCACGCCGTCAAGT tcTACTGCCAGAACTTCGCCCCCAGCTTCAAGGAGAGCGAGATGAACGCCATCGCGGccgacatgtgcaccaacgccCGGCGCGTGGTCCGTAAGAGCTGGATCCCCAAGCTGAAGCTGCTGATGGCCGAGGGCGACGCCTACTCCGCCTTCCTGGCCGACAACGTCAAGATGGAGGCGGACGCCCTGGGGGCGGAGCACGGCTTCGACCCCGCCTCCTTGGAGGCGGCGACGGCGGCCAATGGCGACGCAGGGACCTCGGCCCCGGATGGTCTGCAAGGGGGCGGAGTCGCGGACGGGAGCACTTTGTTCTGA
- the trmt1 gene encoding LOW QUALITY PROTEIN: tRNA (guanine(26)-N(2))-dimethyltransferase (The sequence of the model RefSeq protein was modified relative to this genomic sequence to represent the inferred CDS: deleted 1 base in 1 codon) codes for MIVRSARFLSLASSLRPLTRIRPTHHKRLRAVGAEAYRGLRTMEPLRATQDPLVTTTLAGADAKPRSPISSSPTESTTPECTGTTNDTETKTAVQTGLLPGETVVREGKAAILFPSANEVFYNPVQEFNRDLTCAVVTEFSREQLLKRRVKVVVPGEKVRVVVCLEEERGTEGEAEDRRTEEEPLETVVPGMRCEGGLRVLEGLAASGLRSVRFALEVPGLRSVTANDFSAKAAALIARNAQHNSVTHLLQASQRDASILMYEMRGRKDRYDVIDLDPYGSPAPFLDAAVQAVSDGGLLCVTCTDMAVMAGNSGETCYSKYGSVSIKAKYCHEMALRIILHSVDQRAGVYQRYVQPLLCVSVDFYIRVFVRVHTGQAMVKNSVR; via the exons ATGATCGTGCGCAGTGCTCGGTTTCTTTCTCTCGCCTCATCTCTCCGGCCACTAACCCGCATCCGTCCCACTCATCACAAACGTCTCAGAGCCGTAGGCGCTGAAGCCTACCGTGGACTGAGAACCATGGAGCCCCTGCGAGCAACTCAGGACCCCCTGGTCACGACCACTCTGGCCGGGGCAGACGCCAAACCCCGGTCCCCTATCTCAAGTTCCCCAACGGAGAGCACAACTCCAGAATGTACTGGCACTACAAATGACACGGAGACAAAGACGGCGGTGCAAACAGGGCTGTTGCCAGGGGAGACGGTCGTCAGGGAGGGCAAGGCTGCCATCTTGTTTCCCAGTGCCAATGAAGTGTTCTACAATCCAGTGCAGGAGTTCAACAGAGATCTGAC atgTGCCGTGGTCACAGAGTTCTCCAGGGAGCAGCTGCtgaagaggagggtgaaggtGGTGGTTCCCGGGGAGAAGGTACGCGTGGTGGtgtgcctggaggaggagagagggacggagggagaggcggaggacaggaggacggaggaggagcCGCTCGAAACGGTCGTACCGGGGATGAGGTGTGAG ggcgGTCTGCGTGTGCTGGAGGGGCTGGCTGCGTCAGGGCTGCGCTCGGTGCGTTTCGCCCTGGAGGTCCCAGGACTACGCAGCGTCACGGCCAACGACTTCTCAGCCAAGGCTGCCGCCCTCATCGCCAGGAACGCCCAGCACAACTCTGTCACGCACCTGCTGCAGGCCAGCCAGAGAGACGCcag tataCTGATGTACGAGATGCGAGGGAGGAAGGATCGCTACGATGTCATCGACCTGGACCCCTACGgtagccccgcccccttccTGGACGCGGCCGTGCAGGCGGTCAGCGACGGAGGCTTGTTGTGTGTGACCTGCACTGACATGGCAGTGATGGCCGGGAACAGCGGAGAAACCTGCTACAGCAAGTACGGCTCGGTGTCCATCAAGGCCAAGTACTGCCACGAGATG gCGCTGCGCATCATCCTCCACAGCGTGGACCAGAGGGCGGGGGTGTACCAGCGCTAC GTCCAGCCGCTGCTCTGCGTCAGCGTGGACTTCTACATCCGTGTGTTCGTCAGGGTGCACACCGGCCAGGCCATGGTCAAGAACTCTGTCAGgtag